The Kluyvera intermedia genome includes the window ATGATGGCAACGTCGGCCTTAATACGCGAACCCACACCGCCGGACTCCATCCACAGTGCCGAAATCGCCACCTCCAGCGCAACATAATCAGGGTTGGTAATGCAGCGTGCCAGGCTCACCGCTGTCCCGGTACGGGTATTGTGGTTGCCTCGGGTGGCAATCACCGCCCCTTCCTCACTCAGCAGCATATTCAGCAAATCTTTGGTGGAGGATTTGCCGACCGTGCCGGTCACCGCAACCACTTTGCCATGCATACGGGCACGCGCTTCATCGGCCAGGATATTCAGCACATCGTAAGAATTCTCGACCACCAGTTGCGGAAATTCCGGCGGCAGCTCGGGGATAAATCGTTGCACGATAGCCCCGCAGAATTTCTCATGATGACGCTTGAGCGTCTCGTGTGTGTCTTTCCAGCCGGCATAAATGCCCGAGTTACCCGACCCTTTATGCCAGGTATCAGCATCAATAGCGACCAACAGATAACGACGGCCAGGCTGTTTGAGATCAAACGTTTTTAAAGCGATATCATCCGCAAACCAGCCCTCTTGCGGCAGCACGCTCCAGCGGCCATTTAACAGTTGGGCCAGCTCATCGGCTTGCCATCCCTGTACCTGTTTGTGCATGTCAGCTTCCTTGAAAGGGAGACTTCAAATGGGGTGTATTCAAATCATAATTCACATTGCTGTAAATTTTGTCGCAATGGGCTGGATTTTAACTGATGAAACTGGGGGGCGACCGCGGGCCATTCAATTAAGGACACCCAGTGCCCTTTTGCACGTAATGCGGTGGCGAATTTCACCTGCAAATCAAATGGCGTCACGCGATCCTGTAAATTACCGATAATCAGTATATGGCGCTTGGGGTCGGCCACTATTCCACTTATATGTTCGAGGGGATCGTAAGGATTGGCCAGGCCATTAATATCTTTATCGCGCTGGCTTTTTTCACCACGAATAACCCGTAAGCGTTCAGCTCTTTCCAAAAGCCCATACGCACCTGAGGTCAAAATCGCGCAGCGAATATCCTGACGTCCCAACGTTAATATTGCCGCTGCCGCCGTCGCGCCGCCGCTATGGCCGCTGAGAATAAAATTCTGCATCCCGTAGCGCTCACGTAAGCTCGTTAATGCCGCGTCAACCGCCATAAACTCCGCACGCTGACGCCGCTTCGCATGATTACCGCTGGAACCATAAGTGCCCGGACGCGCCAGGATAATGACCGGTAAGCCTATCTTTTCAGAGAGTTTTTGCGCCTGAAGATTGAGTGCCTCAACCGTATTATTAGGAATGTCTGCGGGGTCACGACGCATCAGCGTATCCCGGTCGCCGGATAGCACCACCACCACATTTTTCGCCGAGGTAAGATGGCCCGCGGAGAAATAGCGAATACAGGCGTTTCCACCCGCATAATTCACCCACAGCGCCTGCTGCTGAAGCGGGCACTGTGCTTCAACCGCTGGTTGATTCCAGAGAAGCGGCGGCGATGCCCATGCGGATAAGGAAATACTGAGACATAATATAAAAACAGCGATCCGTTTACGCACGTTCCACTCCAGTTCAACGTTGAATAAACATTTTCGACAGAATACACAAAGCGCCGGACATGGTGTTATTCTGGCCCGATAAAATGTTGTACAAGGATTGACTGGCGCAACAAGGAGAATAAATGTCACTGAGTCATTTACTTGCGCAGACCCGGCCACAGGTCGAACAGCTTGGTATTGCCACGCAACCTGCTCCCTTCCCGGGATTTATTCTTTTTCTGAGCGCAAGCAATGGTCAGGAACGCGCCTTTACCACTTACGCCTGCGGCCAAACGCTGGACGAAGCCTGGCTGGCGGCGGCCAACGATTTACAGCGCTGGGAAAGCCAACAAACTACTGCTCCCGTTTGGCTGCGCGTCGATCTGGTCGATAAAATTCAGACCCTACGTTGGGATCGCTTGCAGGAAAAACTGGCGCAAACCAAGCGTAATTACTTCCGCTTTGGTCTGAGTTTTACTCCCGATTTCCAGCACGCTATCCTCGAACAAGAAATTAACGCCAATGCGCTGCTGTATGACGGCAATGAAGGCGTCGCTACGCCCAATGCCACCAACCTGGCACATTACGCACACTGGCGTTTTGCTACAACATTGCAGTGGCCCGAAAGCGCAGAACAGCTTATCTGGCGCTTCACCACCCGCAGCCTGGTTTGCGATGGCGATCAGGTCTATCCCATTGAATTTAGCGGACGTAATGCCGGTTACCGCCGCCTGAACCATTGGCAGGAAGAGGCGCTCGAACCGATGATCTTCTCCGCCAGCGACTATCTGGCGCGCCAGGTGCAGGCCTCAGGGCGCTACGACTATGGCTGGTTCCCCTGCTTTGACCGGGCTATTCCAACCTACAACACCCTGCGCCATGCCAGCTCCACCTATGCGCTGCTGGAAGGCTGGGAGATCACACAAGATAAATCACAGTTTGCCGCCATTGAACGGGCGCTGCACGACCTCTCAACGTCACTGATTGAAACCCGCACTTTGCCAGATGGCAGCGACGCAGACTTCCTTGTCGATACCGGCGGTGAAATTAAACTTGGCGGGAACGCGGTCTGCATCCTGGCAATGACCAAATATACCGAGCTGACCGGCGATACGCGTTATCTGTCACAGATGGAACGGCTGGCCAACGGTATCGGGTTCATGCAAAAACCGGAGACCGGCGGATTCAATCATGTGCTGCACGCCGCCGATCTGTCGCTCAAAGCCGAACACCGTATTATTTATTACGATGGGGAAGCGGCCTTTGCGCTCATGCGCCTGTACGGACTGACCCAAACGCCGCGCTGGCTGGCCATCGTCGAACGTGCCATGGAACATTTCATCGCCCAAAAACACTGGCAGGCGCACGATCACTGGCTAAGTTACTGCGTCAACGAATTAACGCTCTATCGTCCTGAACTGCGCTACTACCAGTTTGGCCTCGATAATGTGCGCGATCACCTCGACTTTGTTATCGAACGGGTAACCACTTACCCAACCCTGCTGGAGCTGATGATGGCGGCGTCACGGATGCTGGCACGTCTGGCCGACTCAGAGCATCGCCACTTGCTGGATGATTTCGATATGGCGAAATTCGATTGGGCGCTAGAGTCGCGTGCTCGCTATCTTGCTAACGGTTTTTTCTGGCCGGAACTGGCGATGTTTTTCAAAAACCCGCCACGCATCGTCGGCAGTTTTTTCATTCGTCACCACAGCTTCCGGGTACGAATCGATGATGTAGAACACTACCTTTCCGGCTATGTTGCTTACCGCAAACACTGGCGTCATTCACATGGCGACACGGTGTAATACGTTGGGGTTTATCCTCTTTCAACGACACCACGTCCGGGATTTCTTTTCCCGCGAACGCTGGCTGCCGTTTTTTTTGGCGCTGCTGTTACTTGTTCCTCCGGATTTAGGGGCAGGCTGGGATTTTAATACCATCAATTCGCGTACCCAGCGGCTTTATGGCCCGGCGACCCCGACTGCCCAGCGCAATATCGACGCCTGGGAAACGTTGCTTAAACACCCTCCCCAAGGCAATATTCGAAATAAGCTAAACATCGTAAATCAGTTTTTTAATTCGCGGATACGCTTCGTTGATGATATTACGGTGTGGGGACAACAAGATTATTGGGCAACGCCAGTGGAAGCACTGCGTAAAGGCGCGGGCGATTGTGAAGACTATGCGTTGGCAAAATATTTTACCCTACGAGAATTGGGCGTTCCTGCCAGCCAATTAAGAATTACCTACGTTAAAGCATTACAATTAAATCAGGCACATATGGTTGTGACGTGGTACGCGACCCCAGATGCAATTCCGCTGGTTCTGGATAATCTCAAGCCCGCCATATTACCCGCTACCGCGCGCAGCGATCTGCTTCCCGTTTATTCCTTCAACGGAGAAGGGTTATGGATCCCGCAGGCCAGCGGCAGCAAGCGCGTAGGCGACAGTACCAAACTCTCCCGTTGGCAGGATCTTCTCACCAGGATGCGTGCAGAAGGATTTGTAATTAATGAATAGGAAGCAGACATGTCACTTTATAAACAGCTACTGATTGGCATCTGCCTGTTTACGCTGACGATTTTCTGCGGCAATTTTTTTGCCACACTGGAAAGCTCACGCGAGCAATATCATAACCAGCTGAGCGCCCATGCCCAGGATGCCGCCACGGCACTCGGTCTTTCTCTGACCGCAAATATTGACGATCCGGTGATGACTGAGTTGATGGTGAACTCCATTTTCGACAGCGGTTATTTCTATCGCATTCGGGTCATTGATATCAAAAGCGGTAAGCCGATTATTGAACGGCAAAACGTGCCACCAAGCGCCAACGTCCCCGGCTGGTTTGCCCGTATGGTGCAGCTAAACCCAGGCCAGGGTGAAGCCATGGTGATGCGCGGTTGGACACAGGCCGCTCGCGTTGAAGTGATAAGCCACCCGATGTTTGCGCTAACGCGCCTGTGGGAAAGTCTCGTCGCCAGTTTCCTGTGGCTGACCGGCTGTAGCGCTCTGTGCATCCTTGGGGCGATGCTTCTGTTGCGTCATCGTCTTCGCCCGCTCAATTATATCGTTGAACAGGCGATGGCTATCAGCCGCCGCGAGTTCCTGAGTCTGCCAGCGCTGCCTAAAACGCCAGAACTTCGCCGAGTGGTGGAAGCGACCAACATGATGGTCACTCAGTTAAAAGCGCTGTTCAGCGAACAGGCAAAACGCACCGAAAGCCTGCGTCAAGAGGCCTATAACGACAGTCTGACTGGCCTGAACAACCGCCGCGCATTCGACATGAAACTCCTCACCAAACTGAGTGATGAAGACCATGCCGACGGCAATCTGATACTGCTTCGTGTACAGGACCTGATGGGGCTTAACCAACGTTTAGGCGGCGCGAATACCGATAAACTGCTGAAGTCCGTCACTGATATTCTCAACAACCTACAACAGCGTTTCTTCCACAGTGAAGGCTTTGTCGCCCGCATACGCGGCGGCGAGTTCGCCATCATCACCGCGCCAGTGTTAGCCACTGAAATGGAGAGTTTTGCGAGCGCCCTCAATACCCAGCTCAAAGCGTTGTACGAAACGGGATTAAGCGACGTGAATCCGGTAGCGCACTTTGCTGAGATCTCCTTCCGCTTTGGCGATTCACCACAGACAATCCTGCGACAGGCAGACCAGATTCTGGTTGCCGCTGAAGCCGATATGCGTACCTTTGTCGATCCTGAAAACGTCGAAAAACTGGCGCCGGATGAAGACCATCATCACTGGCATCAGCGTCTGAGCGCCATTCTGGATAAAGAAGCGTTCGAGCTATATTCCCAACCCGTTTATCAATGCAATGATCAACATATTGTTTTACACCGAAAAATTCTGGCGCGTATTAAAACCGAGGATGGCGAGATTATTCCAGCGGGCCGCTTTATTCCGTGGGTTCGCCGTCTGGCGCTAGGCCGACGTATGGATGTGGTGATGTTAAAGCAGACGCTCCGCGCGATGGAAAGTACCACTCACGCCTTTGCGCTGAGTATCAGCGGGGAGAGCGTGGCGGACGATGAGAGCCTCAATGCCCTGCTCCAGCCGCTTAAATCCGCGCGCCACCTAACCTCAAGATTGACGCTTGAACTCGACGAAAACGAACTGCCCGATCCGGAACGCGTTAGCGTGCTGGTGAAAAAGTTGCAGGATCTCGGCTGTGGCCTCGGCATCCAGCACTTCGGGGGCCGCTTCCATCTCATTGGTAACCTGCCTCAGTGGGGGCTTGCCTGGATCAAAGTGGACGGTGGGTACATTCATCGTATTGACGAAGAAGACGATAAAAAGCTATTTATCGAAGCCATCTACTGGGCGACACGGCAGATCAACCTGCCGCTTATCGCCGAACGTGTGGAAACAGAGGGTGAGCTAGCGGTACTGGAAAAAATAGGTCTGTACGGTGCAATGGGGCGTTATTTCAGCGACGCCAGCACGCTAGATCCTAAATAATTTGCGCTGCTGTCATTAGACCTGCAACGTGAAGTATGGCGGGCATACAATAAATCTCAGGAGAGCAACCATGCATTTTATCGAACGCGATGGTGAAGGACGGATCGTGCGGGTTGAAGCCGTTGAATTCAGCGGCATGACGGAAAGAAGCGAGAATTTAACGCCAGAAATCAGCGAATGAATTAAAGTGGAAGGCATCCGCGCCGCGACATTACAGCAGCTCCAGCAGAGCGATCTGGACATGGTTCGTGTGCTGGAAGACCTTATTGAAGTCCTGATGAGTAAGGGCGTCATCAGTATTACTGACCTGCCACCAGCCGCGCAAAATAAACTGTTGAACCGCGCCCAGGCACGTCAAACGCTCAGCGGTCTGGAAGGACTTATTGGCGATGATGATGAAAGACTCATCTAATCATTCGTATTATTAACTATTTCAGGCGTAAAATAGTACGCCTGAAATATCATTAGCTCCCTAACCATGCTTTTTTAATTCCTCTCTCCCTACCAATATTTCACAAGACATTTAGATTGAAACCACATTAAAATCAAAGAATATATTCCTCCTCCGTAATAACCTCGTAAGAGGTTATAAATATTGCATATTGCTGATGTTTTTCAGTGAAAATATAAGTCAAATTAATCTATCCAACTGAATTACATCGAATAGATCAACAATAGATGCAATCTTTTATTTGTGATTTTGCAGTTAAGGAAGAACTGCAAACACCGTGGGGAGTGTCATATGAGCGGTATAGCCGGAACAATAAAAACCATCATTGGGCAGGTTTTTGCCATTGCGCCTGACGGGAGTCGCCGTTTATTGGTAGAGGGCGACAAAATCCAGACTGGCGAGCAGATTGAGACAGGCGCAAACGGCGCCGTCACCCTGACACTCTCGAATGGGAAAACGTTCGATCTCGGGCGCGATAGCCACTGGGAAGGCGAGCATAATCTCTCACCAACCCCCTCTTCTACGGATCAAACGGATATTGCTGCCATTCAGCAAGCGATAGCCGACGGTCAGGATCCAACACAACTTCTGGAAGCCACCGCCGCTGGCCCGCAATCCCCAACCGGGAGCGGCGAACCCGGCGCTGGTGGCGCGCACACGCACGTTATCCTCGACCTGACTGGCGAGATTGTCGATCCCACCGCTGGCTACCCCACCCAAGGTCTGGACTTCCCCGATACCCCGGTAGCGGAAGAACTCACGATTCTGAATAACGCGGACGCGGATAATTCGCGTGATGATGGGGACGCCGATGCTGATGCGGACGCCGATTCCGATGCGGATGCAGATGCGGATGCCGACGCTGATGCCGATGCCGATGCGGACGCCGATTCCGACGCGGACGCTGATGCAGATGCGGATTCAGATGCGGACGCCGACGCCGATTCTGATGCGGACGCCGATTCCGACGCGGATGCAGACGCAGACGCGGACGCCGATGCGGATGCGGATGCGGATGCAGATTCCGACGCAGATGCGGATGCAGATGCAGATGCGGATTCAGACGCAGACGCGGATGCGGATTCCGACGCGGACGCCGATTCCGACGCAGATGCGGATGCTGATTCCGATTCGGACGCGGATGCAGATGCAGATGCAGATGCAGATGCTGATGCTGATGCGGATTCCGATGCAGACGCAGACGCAGATGCGGATGCCGACGCGGATTCAGATGCCGATGCTGACGCCGATGCAGATTCCGATGCTGACGCCGATGCAGATGCGGATGCGGATGCAGATTCCGACGCGGACGCCGATGCCGACGCGGATGCAGACGCAGACGCGGACGCGGATGCAGACGCGGATGCAGATTCCGATGCAGACGCCGATGCAGACGCGGACGCAGATGCCGATGCTGACGCAGATGCCGATGCTGACGCAGATGCCGATGCTGACGCAGATGCCGATGCGGACGCAGATTCCGATGCGGATGCAGACGCGGACGCGGATGCAGATGCGGATTCCGATGCAGACGCGGACGCTGATGCGGACGCTGATGCGGATGCGGATGCGGATGCGGATGCGGATGCCGATGCGGACGCCGATGCAGATTCCGACGCAGATGCAGATTCCGACGCAGATGCTGATTCCGACGCAGATGCTGATGCGGATTCAGACGCGGATGCGGATTCAGACGCAGATGCTGATGCGGATTCCGACGCGGACGCCGATGCTGACGCCGATTCCGACGCAGATGCGGATGCTGATTCCGATGCAGACGCCGACGCAGACGCAGATGCGGATGCCGACGCGGATTCAGATGCCGATGCTGACGCCGATGCAGATGCTGATGCAGATGCGGATGCTGATGCAGATTCCGACGCAGACGCCGATGCTGACGCAGATGCCGATGCAGATTCCGACGCAGATGCCGATGCAGATTCCGACGCAGATGCCGACGCGGATGCAGATTCCGACGCAGACGCCGATGCGGATGCAGATTCCGACGCAGACGCCGATGCGGATGCAGATTCCGACGCGGATGCTGATGCCGACGCGGATTCCGATGCTGACGCAGATTCCGATGCAGATTCCGACGCGGACGCAGATTCCGACGCGGACGCCGATGCGGATGCAGATTCCGACGCGGATGCCGATGCGGATGCTGACGCGGATGCGGATTCAGACGCCGACGCAGATTCCGATGCTGATGCTGATGCAGATGCAGATGCAGATTCCGACGCAGACGCGGATGCCGATGCCGATGCTGACGCAGATGCCGATGCAGATTCCGACGCAGATGCCGATGCGGATGCAGATTCCGACGCGGATTCCGACGCCGACGCAGACGCCGATGCAGATGCCGATGCGGATGCTGACGCGGACGCCGATGCAGATTCCGACGCAGATGCCGATTCCGACGCGGACGCCGATGCGGATGCCGATTCCGATGCTGACGCGGATGCAGACGCCGATGCTGACGCAGATTCCGACGCAGATTCCGACGCAGACGCCGATGCGGATGCCGATTCCGACGCGGATGCAGATGCCGACGCGGACGCGGATGCTGACGCAGATTCCGACGCGGATGCTGACGCAGATTCCGACGCGGATGCTGACGCCGATGCAGACGCAGATTCCGACGCGGATGCTGACGCCGATGCAGATGCCGATGCTGACGCCGATGCAGATGCCGACGCGGATGCCGATGCAGATGCCGACGCGGATGCTGACGCCGATGCAGATGCCGACGCCGATGCAGACGCAGATTCCGACGCCGACATCACCCTAAACATCGACTTCACCGCCTCAACCGGTACAAAAGTCTCTGAAGTAAACGGCGGCAGTAAAGATCCCAGCGGCAACGGTTTCGATGTTGATAGCAACGGGATGATCACATCCGTGGGTGAAAACGTGGTGCTCTGGGTTTCTAAGGGCGATGTTGGGAAGTATGTTTCCAGCGATATCCCTGCCGCCAATATTCACTATTACACCCAGGGGAATGCCAGCGGCACTGCGGGTAAGAGCGATATTTTCGTGCTGCACGAAGGCAGTACTTACACCCAGGGCGATAATACACAGCACGCCATGAACGCGGTGAACGGCAACCGGGAATCCACCACGAGCAGCGCGCACGACTATATCTTCGTTGCGGGCGCGTCGGCCTGGAGTTCGTCGGCAGGCTCGGCAAACATCAACAACAGCATTAACTATTACGAAAGCGTCAACGTCACGATTGGCAATAAAACCTACGGTGGCAATAACCGGGTATCAGACGTTATCTCCGGTAAAGGCGAAGAAGGGCTTAATCAGGGCGATCATGACGTTAAGACCAGCTGGCATTATGATCTCAATATCGACGCTAACCTTGAGGGCGGCGCTGATGGTGATCATATCACCTCCATCTCGCTGGGCGGCCTTCCTGTGGGATCAAACCTGAGTTATCAAGGCGTTAACTACACCGTCGACGCCCACGGTAATGTGGTCATCGATGTACAGGATAGCGCCGACCTTAACGCGCACCTGACGCTGACATCACTAACCGAGGTCACCAACCCAGGTTCAATTACCGTCGATATCTCGACGGAGGTCGGAGGCTCGCAGCATACGTCTGGTGATATTGATGCCAACAGCGGCGAGCATTCCATTCCCGTTAGTGAGAGCGCCCATACCTACTCAGCCGAAGCGCTGGACGAAGAACATCATGACGCGGTGGCGCACACGGACACCACCGAGCACGCCGACATGACAACCTCAGCCGAGAATCATTCGGACAGCGAGCTTACGGACAATAGCGCGAGTGAACATACCGACAACACAGACTCGGCTGCTCAAACAGAGAATACCGCGACCTCTGACCTGGCCGAAAATGCCAGCGCAACGGATCACGGGTCAGACAATCTGACAAACGATGACCCATCGACCAGCCAGGATAATGCCAGCCTGCTGATTGACCATGAGGATCTCGATTTAAGCACCGTTGACTCTGATACTTCTGCCGTACAGTCAACGAACGAAAATCCGGAAACGTCGCTTAACCTGCTGCTGGGCGATATTGATACACAGCTAAACGACACCGACGCGGCGCAGAGCGAAGCGTCGGTAGCTGAAAAATCTGCCCCGGCGGAAAGCGCCGAAATGAACACGGAAAACGTGATTAACCTCAGCGATATTATCCATGACGATGGCGCAAAAGATCTCAGCTCGCTAATACAAGTCGCGGATGCAACGGATAATACGCAGGCCGTTGGTCACGTGCAGGATGTTCCGGCGGATAGCGCTGAGGACTGGAACGCCCACGGCGCGGCTGAGCTGGACCATTTAATCGCGCAGCCTGACAGCGAGGTGTAATGCATAGGGTCAGTAAAAGCTGACCCTGCAACGTACACCGGTAAGAACGGCAAAACGTTGTAGATCGGCTCAAAAGCCGGCGACGGTGATTTACGATGCCATGGTGCAGTTAGGGCCATGCCGATAATTTTCTTTTTTGTCTAACGACATTGCCTCTGGCGGATGACACCACGAGTCAGGGAAATGGATCTATGGGAAGGTCTACACAATGAATAAACCAATTCGGGTATTAACAAGCCTCTCTTTACCACTGCTGTTTACCAACATCGCGAGCGCAGCCACTTTAGAACAGGCGGTAAAAGACAGTTTGCTGTGGCATCCGCAGGTCAGCGCTTCGGTCAACAGCCGTTATTCTGCCGATCAGGATTTACGGGCGGCCAAAGGGGGCTATTTACCCAGCTTAGATCTCTCCGCAGGTACCGGTTGGGAGCAGACCGATAACGCCAGCACCCGTGCTGCTGACGATCACCGCCGAAATCTGCACCGCAGCGAGTCGAGTATTAATCTGCGTCAGAACGTATTTAACGGTTTTGCCACCACCAGCGAAGTCGCTCGCCAAAAAGCGACGGTGAACTCCCGCGCTTACACGGTGATGAACACCAGCGAAGTGACGGCCCTGACCGCGATTCAAAGCTACCTGGATGTCCTGATGCGCCAGCGTATGGTGAAACTGGCGCAGGATAACCTGAAAAGTCACGAGCGTATTTTCGACCAGATCCGCCTGCGTACTGAAGAGGGTGTAGGGCGCACGGCGGACTATGAGCAAGCCCAGGCGCGTCTGGCTCAGGCCAAAAATAACCTGCTGACTGAGCAAACAAATCTGGAAGACGCGCAGGCGAACTACTACAGCGTCGTCGGAAAAGAGGCAGATGGCCTCTCGATGCCGATGACCACTAAAATCCCCGCGTCTCAGGCGCAAGCGCGCACGCTGATGCTGGATAACAGCCCGCTGCTGAAGCAAGCAGACTCGGATGTCGACGCCACTCGCCAGCAATATGAGGCGGCGAAGTCACGTTTTTATCCTAGCGTCGATGTGGATGTTGGTCGCAGAATGGATAACAACGTCGACGGTACACGCGGTCACGATCAGGAGTGGCAGGCGATGGTCAGAATGAACTATAACGTCTTCAACGGCGGCAGCGACCAGGCACAACTGTCCTCTTATGCCTATAAAATGCAGGAGGCTCAGGACGTGAAACGCAACGCTCTGCGTCAGTTGGATGAGGAGCTACGTCTGTCATGGAACGCCTGGCAGAATGCCAAACAACAGGTGCCCATTGCGAAAGACTATGCCGACCGCAGCGCCGTAGTGCGCACCGCGTACCAGGAACAGTTCAGCATCGGCGAGCGTAGCTTGCTGGACATGCTGGACAGTGAAAACGAAGTGTTCAACGCACAGCGCCGTTACGTCGAAATGCAATTTACGGAAATGTTCACCACCTACCGCATTAACGCGCGTAT containing:
- a CDS encoding alpha/beta hydrolase family protein; translation: MRKRIAVFILCLSISLSAWASPPLLWNQPAVEAQCPLQQQALWVNYAGGNACIRYFSAGHLTSAKNVVVVLSGDRDTLMRRDPADIPNNTVEALNLQAQKLSEKIGLPVIILARPGTYGSSGNHAKRRQRAEFMAVDAALTSLRERYGMQNFILSGHSGGATAAAAILTLGRQDIRCAILTSGAYGLLERAERLRVIRGEKSQRDKDINGLANPYDPLEHISGIVADPKRHILIIGNLQDRVTPFDLQVKFATALRAKGHWVSLIEWPAVAPQFHQLKSSPLRQNLQQCEL
- the lapG gene encoding cysteine protease LapG translates to MLFQRHHVRDFFSRERWLPFFLALLLLVPPDLGAGWDFNTINSRTQRLYGPATPTAQRNIDAWETLLKHPPQGNIRNKLNIVNQFFNSRIRFVDDITVWGQQDYWATPVEALRKGAGDCEDYALAKYFTLRELGVPASQLRITYVKALQLNQAHMVVTWYATPDAIPLVLDNLKPAILPATARSDLLPVYSFNGEGLWIPQASGSKRVGDSTKLSRWQDLLTRMRAEGFVINE
- the lapD gene encoding cyclic di-GMP receptor LapD, whose product is MSLYKQLLIGICLFTLTIFCGNFFATLESSREQYHNQLSAHAQDAATALGLSLTANIDDPVMTELMVNSIFDSGYFYRIRVIDIKSGKPIIERQNVPPSANVPGWFARMVQLNPGQGEAMVMRGWTQAARVEVISHPMFALTRLWESLVASFLWLTGCSALCILGAMLLLRHRLRPLNYIVEQAMAISRREFLSLPALPKTPELRRVVEATNMMVTQLKALFSEQAKRTESLRQEAYNDSLTGLNNRRAFDMKLLTKLSDEDHADGNLILLRVQDLMGLNQRLGGANTDKLLKSVTDILNNLQQRFFHSEGFVARIRGGEFAIITAPVLATEMESFASALNTQLKALYETGLSDVNPVAHFAEISFRFGDSPQTILRQADQILVAAEADMRTFVDPENVEKLAPDEDHHHWHQRLSAILDKEAFELYSQPVYQCNDQHIVLHRKILARIKTEDGEIIPAGRFIPWVRRLALGRRMDVVMLKQTLRAMESTTHAFALSISGESVADDESLNALLQPLKSARHLTSRLTLELDENELPDPERVSVLVKKLQDLGCGLGIQHFGGRFHLIGNLPQWGLAWIKVDGGYIHRIDEEDDKKLFIEAIYWATRQINLPLIAERVETEGELAVLEKIGLYGAMGRYFSDASTLDPK
- a CDS encoding TolC family outer membrane protein — translated: MNKPIRVLTSLSLPLLFTNIASAATLEQAVKDSLLWHPQVSASVNSRYSADQDLRAAKGGYLPSLDLSAGTGWEQTDNASTRAADDHRRNLHRSESSINLRQNVFNGFATTSEVARQKATVNSRAYTVMNTSEVTALTAIQSYLDVLMRQRMVKLAQDNLKSHERIFDQIRLRTEEGVGRTADYEQAQARLAQAKNNLLTEQTNLEDAQANYYSVVGKEADGLSMPMTTKIPASQAQARTLMLDNSPLLKQADSDVDATRQQYEAAKSRFYPSVDVDVGRRMDNNVDGTRGHDQEWQAMVRMNYNVFNGGSDQAQLSSYAYKMQEAQDVKRNALRQLDEELRLSWNAWQNAKQQVPIAKDYADRSAVVRTAYQEQFSIGERSLLDMLDSENEVFNAQRRYVEMQFTEMFTTYRINARIGDLLKQLNIQAPSAAQPVDMPQTANSELPELQ